A region of Anticarsia gemmatalis isolate Benzon Research Colony breed Stoneville strain chromosome 18, ilAntGemm2 primary, whole genome shotgun sequence DNA encodes the following proteins:
- the Tsc1 gene encoding tuberous sclerosis 1 protein hamartin, whose protein sequence is MLAACEAGEVFALLEGGPAAGAGETLAALFGAVREPWLTRALLHYHARTASTRALDLLARAPDVHARHLLDALQEQLRGERPARHHALAAFAPLVARRPPWLHRLPAHPLAREVLRAARLEREPLPLLHALLALAALLPAAPALAAACPADLAEALLRPAALEPPPEPATRAHLLLAQRALFHALYATHPCTLVEALRAHGAELSGSAARDAWERAVGALAECVRLHPALVTGSRLREADPARWARVEIHDVVAECRRLSLHSRAEEPAPSPLTVVGAAPTQAPPRASPAPGTGAHAARAVAALRPGAEPWFALGDRCGADSAPHTPLPADVDAAEPPEAAVEATPENTPARETRAHFRFPTDSGAVRAIGRRSRPASPPRKETSPSAVLGEAYASRLARVAQERRAADSPVPFAGVPPPAGAAVARPEPSRPAAPLDAGAAGAPLEPLNVEDREVLELTARAHSDEEWADALGAGLGRERARALDPRRGEPALAARRSAPAPRRSASCSPRVSGARRSSVAVQTVDTWPEPHEFLIADFFRAMPDDTRRMSGEASAPCERLDTYMAELYAGRGAARAPSELAEQLALAHAQLMYERWRREAHAERNRRLLGRCRQVRALELQNAALHERVRALTRERDELRARPARAPPAPAPDAPGGLEAALAEERAARLRAEAALREAEACRALDAAELQRTRGESFEAARHVEALARAALAAERRAEHVRRLRRELLVLAEREARLGAAARGAGAGGAARPDERALRAALARAEAEAEGGAARAEALAARAHELEALLAAREAQVAELKRSTRAAAEEGAARVKALHDKYSALLRVVRARDARELERLAAPPRT, encoded by the exons ATGTTGGCGGCGTGCGAGGCGGGCGAGGTGTTCGCGCTGCTGGAGGGCGGGCCGGCCGCCGGCGCCGGCGAGACGCTGGCGGCGCTGTTCGGCGCCGTGCGCGAGCCCTGGCTCACGCGCGCGCTGCTGCACTACCACGCGCGCACCGCCTCCACCCGCGCGCTCGACCTGCTGGCGCGCGCGCCCGACGTGCACGCGCGCCACCTGCTGGACGCGCTGCAGGAGCAGCTGCGCGGCGAGCGCCCCGCGCGCCACCACGCGCTCGCCGCCTTCGCGCCGCTCGTGGCGCGCCGCCCGCCCTGGCTGCACCGCCTGCCGGCCCACCCGCTGGCCCGCGAGGTGCTGCGCGCCGCGCGCCTGGAGCGCGAGCCGCTGCCGCTGCTGCACGCGCTGCTGGCGCTGGCGGCGCTCCTGCCGGCCGCGCCCGCGCTGGCGGCCGCGTGCCCCGCCGACCTGGCCGAGGCGCTGCTACGCCCCGCGGCGCTAGAGCCGCCGCCCGAGCCAGCCACGCGCGCGCACCTGCTGCTGGCGCAGCGCGCGCTGTTCCACGCGCTGTACGCCACGCACCCCTGCACGCTGGTGGAGGCGCTGCGGGCGCACGGCGCCGAGCTGTCCGGCTCGGCGGCGCGGGACGCCTGGGAGAGGGCCGTGGGCGCGCTGGCCGAGTGCGTGCGCCTGCACCCCGCGCTCGTGACGGGCTCGCGCCTGCGCGAGGCGGACCCCGCTCGCTGGGCGCGCGTCGAGATCCACGACGTGGTGGCCGAGTGCCGCCGCCTGTCGCTGCACTCGCGCGCCGAGGAGCCGGCGCCCTCGCCGCTGACCGTCGTGGGGGCGGCGCCGACGCAAGCGCCGCCGCGCGCCTCGCCCGCCCCCGGCACCGGAGCCCACGCTGCGCGGGCGGTGGCCGCGCTCCGGCCCGGCGCCGAGCCGTGGTTCGCTCTCGGCGACCGCTGCGGGGCTGATTCCGCACCTCACACGCCGTTGCCGGCCGACGTGGACGCCGCGGAGCCGCCGGAGGCCGCCGTAGAAGCTACGCCGGAAAACACGCCCGCTCGGGAGACGCGCGCTCACTTTCGCTTCCCGACCGACTCGGGCGCCGTGCGAGCTATCGGCCGGCGCTCGCGCCCTGCGTCTCCGCCACGCAAAGAGACGTCGCCGTCGGCGGTGCTGGGAGAAGCGTACGCCTCAAGACTGGCGCGCGTGGCGCAGGAGCGGCGCGCCGCGGACTCCCCCGTGCCGTTCGCCGGCGTGCCGCCGCCCGCGGGAGCCGCCGTGGCCCGGCCGGAGCCCAGCCGGCCGGCGGCGCCGCTGgacgcgggcgcggcgggcgcgccgCTGGAGCCGCTGAACGTGGAGGATCGCGAGGTGCTGGAGCTGACGGCGCGGGCGCACTCGGACGAGGAGTGGGCGGACGCGCTGGGCGCGGGGCTGGGCCGCGAGCGGGCGCGCGCGCTGGACCCGCGGCGCGGGGAGccggcgctggcggcgcggcgCTCGGCCCCGGCGCCGCGGCGCTCGGCGTCGTGCTCGCCGCGGGTGTCGGGCGCGCGCCGCTCGTCGGTGGCGGTGCAGACGGTGGACACGTGGCCGGAGCCGCACGAGTTCCTCATTGCCGACTTCTTCCGCGCGATGCCGGACGACACTCGGCGAATG AGCGGCGAGGCGAGCGCGCCGTGCGAGCGCCTCGACACGTACATGGCGGAGCTGTACGCCGGGCGCGGCGCCGCGCGCGCGCCCTCCGAGCTCGCCGAGCAGCTCGCGCTCGCGCACGCCCAGCTCATGTACGAGCGCTGGCGCCGCGAGGCCCACGCCGAGCGCAACCGCCGCCTGCTGGGCCGCTGCCGCCAGGTGCGCGCGCTCGAGCTGCAGAACGCGGCGCTGCACGAGCGCGTGCGCGCGCTCACCCGCGAGCGCGACGAGCTGCGCGCGCGccccgcccgcgcgccgcccgcgcccgcgcccgacGCGCCCGGCGGCCTGGAGGCGGCGCTGGCCGAGGAGAGGGCCGCGCGCCTGCGGGCCGAGGCGGCGCTGCGCGAGGCCGAGGCGTGCCGCGCGCTGGACGCGGCCGAGCTGCAGCGCACGCGCGGCGAGTCCTTCGAGGCGGCGCGCCACGTGGAGGCGCTGGCGCGCGCCGCGCTGGCGGCCGAGCGGCGCGCCGAGCACGTGCGGCGGCTGCGGCGCGAGCTGCTGGTGCTGGCGGAGCGCGAGGCGCGGCtgggcgcggcggcgcgcggggcgggggcgggcggcgcggcgcggccggACGAGCGCGCGCTGCGGGCGGCGCTGGCGCGCGCCGAGGCGGAGGCggagggcggcgcggcgcgggccgaggcgctggcggcgcgcgcgcacgaGCTGGAGGCGCTGCTGGCGGCGCGCGAGGCGCAGGTGGCGGAGCTGAAGCGCAGCACGCGCGCGGCGGCCGAGGAGGGCGCGGCGCGGGTGAAGGCGCTGCACGACAAGTACTCGGCGCTGCTGCGCGTGGTGCGCGCGCGGGACGCCCGCGAGCTAGAGCGGCTGGCGGCGCCGCCGCGGACGTAG